A genomic stretch from candidate division WOR-3 bacterium includes:
- a CDS encoding FtsW/RodA/SpoVE family cell cycle protein: MRSVNWHRPTTNGVLAASSFARESVERPNAPIDYALLAVVVTLTLLGVVMVYASTYHWGFHYLKWQLLRAIIGILALWVGTKLNIFRLASPGARRFLLILTVGALIATLFLGELVGVTKRNILGAFQPAEFAKFVVVIWLAGYFAELNASGKKPTFLNSLLKPGLVVGMIVMLTLMQPAVGTSFIIALSSGVLFVVAGVKWRYLLTAGLVVMLVIGAGLLMLPVLRNSKYQYIVERWDKFRAGDRYQQEQALIALGSGGLVGRGLGEGRQKYYFLPKLHKDFIFCAIGEEMGFLGCFGVMVLYLIFFLRSLRIAQRTTTEFGHLLGCGIGVVIILYAFVHQAVALSIIPTTGQPLPFISYGGSALMANLFAAGMVLKISKYRRSGIEEGVNRRGWNRWPYLSGARPRP; encoded by the coding sequence ATGAGGTCGGTAAACTGGCATAGACCAACAACCAACGGTGTGCTTGCAGCAAGTTCATTTGCGAGGGAGAGTGTCGAGCGTCCTAATGCTCCCATTGATTACGCCCTTTTGGCCGTCGTGGTTACATTGACACTGCTCGGTGTGGTGATGGTCTATGCCTCAACCTATCATTGGGGATTCCACTACCTGAAGTGGCAGTTATTAAGAGCGATAATTGGCATCTTAGCGTTATGGGTGGGAACGAAGTTAAATATCTTCCGGCTTGCCAGTCCGGGCGCGCGACGGTTTTTACTAATACTAACTGTAGGTGCACTCATCGCAACGCTGTTTTTGGGTGAGTTGGTCGGCGTTACCAAACGCAATATTCTTGGTGCATTTCAACCGGCAGAGTTTGCCAAGTTTGTTGTGGTTATCTGGCTTGCCGGCTATTTTGCCGAACTCAATGCTTCGGGCAAAAAGCCAACTTTTCTAAATTCCTTGTTGAAGCCGGGGCTCGTTGTCGGGATGATTGTAATGCTGACACTTATGCAACCGGCGGTGGGAACAAGTTTTATTATCGCCCTTTCGAGCGGAGTCCTATTTGTTGTTGCGGGAGTAAAGTGGCGTTATCTGCTTACTGCTGGTTTGGTGGTGATGCTGGTCATTGGAGCAGGGTTACTGATGTTACCGGTACTACGGAACAGTAAGTATCAGTACATTGTCGAGCGGTGGGACAAGTTTCGTGCCGGCGACCGGTATCAACAGGAACAGGCTTTGATTGCCCTGGGTTCAGGAGGACTGGTGGGACGCGGTCTGGGCGAAGGTCGCCAGAAATACTATTTTTTGCCGAAGTTACATAAGGATTTTATCTTCTGTGCAATTGGTGAAGAGATGGGTTTCTTAGGCTGTTTTGGGGTAATGGTGCTTTATCTGATTTTTTTCCTGCGAAGTTTGCGCATCGCGCAGCGGACAACAACTGAATTCGGGCATCTTCTGGGTTGTGGCATTGGAGTAGTGATTATTCTATATGCCTTTGTGCATCAGGCGGTGGCATTGAGTATCATCCCAACGACGGGTCAGCCATTACCTTTCATATCGTACGGTGGTTCAGCATTAATGGCGAACCTTTTCGCTGCGGGAATGGTGTTGAAGATTTCAAAATATCGGAGAAGTGGAATTGAAGAAGGTGTTAATCGTCGCGGGTGGAACCGGTGGCCATATCTTTCCGGCGCTCGCCCTCGCCCGTGA
- the murD gene encoding UDP-N-acetylmuramoyl-L-alanine--D-glutamate ligase, which yields MSRFLIKSGAVVYGNDDNEQVWKEPAIERLIETGLKKWRRQTVDLVVVSPGIPEKHPLVQFFHGRNVPIVDELDFASRFLSGVLIAVTGTNGKSTTTALIAAMLKSDKRQVFLGGNIAPGKPLSTALIMAPKEFYCVEVSSFQLERAKYLAPRVAVVLNISPDHLDRHQTLRCYVEAKARIFERQQEGDWAVLNYDDPRVRSMRSRGRAEKLFFSFAKQVKGSYLSGGWLYFQKERVAPVGEIKIPGKHNIENALAAVCVAKILGVSHNAIRTALKNFQGLEHRLEFVKKIAGVLYINNSMCTNPRAGVRSIEAFTKKVILIAGGKDKGVEPDEYLKAMKRHAKWVVLLGENTARLAQGLSRLGFKRFEFATTMREAVHLASARAIKGDIVLFSPGFASFDMFRNFQERGKAFKNEVGKLA from the coding sequence GTGAGTAGATTTCTTATAAAATCGGGCGCGGTTGTTTATGGCAACGATGACAACGAACAGGTCTGGAAGGAACCGGCGATAGAAAGATTGATTGAAACAGGTTTGAAAAAATGGCGGCGCCAGACCGTCGATTTGGTTGTTGTCAGCCCGGGAATACCGGAAAAACACCCGTTGGTACAATTTTTTCACGGGCGTAATGTGCCGATTGTTGATGAACTGGATTTCGCAAGTCGCTTTTTATCCGGGGTACTGATTGCGGTTACCGGAACTAATGGTAAGTCAACAACCACGGCGTTGATCGCCGCGATGCTCAAGTCGGACAAAAGGCAGGTTTTTCTGGGCGGCAATATCGCACCGGGTAAACCGCTTTCAACCGCCCTGATTATGGCACCGAAGGAATTCTACTGCGTTGAGGTGTCGAGTTTTCAGTTAGAACGGGCAAAGTATCTGGCACCGAGGGTCGCAGTAGTACTCAATATCAGCCCAGACCATCTTGACCGGCATCAGACACTGCGTTGTTATGTTGAAGCTAAGGCGCGAATTTTCGAACGGCAGCAGGAGGGTGATTGGGCGGTGCTGAACTATGACGACCCGAGGGTCCGTTCAATGAGAAGCCGGGGCAGGGCAGAAAAGTTATTTTTCTCGTTCGCGAAGCAGGTTAAGGGTAGCTATCTCTCAGGCGGCTGGCTCTATTTTCAAAAGGAGCGGGTGGCACCGGTGGGAGAAATCAAGATACCGGGCAAACACAATATTGAAAACGCCCTAGCTGCGGTTTGTGTGGCAAAAATTCTGGGTGTTTCTCACAATGCAATCAGGACGGCGCTAAAGAATTTTCAAGGATTGGAGCACAGACTTGAGTTCGTAAAAAAGATAGCAGGAGTTCTCTATATAAACAATTCGATGTGCACTAATCCTCGAGCCGGGGTTCGGTCAATCGAGGCTTTTACGAAGAAGGTGATATTGATTGCCGGCGGCAAGGACAAAGGGGTAGAACCGGATGAGTATCTGAAAGCGATGAAAAGACATGCGAAGTGGGTTGTTCTTTTAGGTGAAAACACCGCGAGGCTGGCACAAGGACTTTCCCGATTGGGTTTCAAGCGGTTTGAATTCGCCACGACCATGCGTGAAGCAGTTCATCTGGCATCGGCAAGAGCGATTAAGGGAGACATTGTGCTATTTTCACCCGGATTTGCCAGTTTTGATATGTTCCGCAATTTTCAGGAAAGGGGAAAGGCGTTCAAAAATGAGGTCGGTAAACTGGCATAG